One part of the Arabidopsis thaliana chromosome 1 sequence genome encodes these proteins:
- the NADK2 gene encoding NAD kinase 2 (NAD kinase 2 (NADK2); FUNCTIONS IN: NAD+ kinase activity, calmodulin binding; INVOLVED IN: pyridine nucleotide biosynthetic process, metabolic process; LOCATED IN: chloroplast; EXPRESSED IN: 24 plant structures; EXPRESSED DURING: 13 growth stages; CONTAINS InterPro DOMAIN/s: ATP-NAD kinase, PpnK-type, alpha/beta (InterPro:IPR017438), ATP-NAD kinase, PpnK-type (InterPro:IPR016064), ATP-NAD/AcoX kinase (InterPro:IPR002504), ATP-NAD kinase, PpnK-type, all-beta (InterPro:IPR017437); BEST Arabidopsis thaliana protein match is: NAD kinase 1 (TAIR:AT3G21070.2); Has 8697 Blast hits to 8591 proteins in 2758 species: Archae - 277; Bacteria - 5531; Metazoa - 247; Fungi - 416; Plants - 137; Viruses - 0; Other Eukaryotes - 2089 (source: NCBI BLink).): MFLCFCPCHVPIMSRLSPATGISSRLRFSIGLSSDGRLIPFGFRFRRNDVPFKRRLRFVIRAQLSEAFSPDLGLDSQAVKSRDTSNLPWIGPVPGDIAEVEAYCRIFRSAERLHGALMETLCNPVTGECRVPYDFSPEEKPLLEDKIVSVLGCILSLLNKGRKEILSGRSSSMNSFNLDDVGVAEESLPPLAVFRGEMKRCCESLHIALENYLTPDDERSGIVWRKLQKLKNVCYDAGFPRSDNYPCQTLFANWDPIYSSNTKEDIDSYESEIAFWRGGQVTQEGLKWLIENGFKTIVDLRAEIVKDTFYQTALDDAISLGKITVVQIPIDVRMAPKAEQVELFASIVSDSSKRPIYVHSKEGVWRTSAMVSRWKQYMTRPITKEIPVSEESKRREVSETKLGSNAVVSGKGVPDEQTDKVSEINEVDSRSASSQSKESGRFEGDTSASEFNMVSDPLKSQVPPGNIFSRKEMSKFLKSKSIAPAGYLTNPSKILGTVPTPQFSYTGVTNGNQIVDKDSIRRLAETGNSNGTLLPTSSQSLDFGNGKFSNGNVHASDNTNKSISDNRGNGFSAAPIAVPPSDNLSRAVGSHSVRESQTQRNNSGSSSDSSDDEAGAIEGNMCASATGVVRVQSRKKAEMFLVRTDGVSCTREKVTESSLAFTHPSTQQQMLLWKTTPKTVLLLKKLGQELMEEAKEAASFLYHQENMNVLVEPEVHDVFARIPGFGFVQTFYIQDTSDLHERVDFVACLGGDGVILHASNLFKGAVPPVVSFNLGSLGFLTSHPFEDFRQDLKRVIHGNNTLDGVYITLRMRLRCEIYRKGKAMPGKVFDVLNEIVVDRGSNPYLSKIECYEHDRLITKVQGDGVIVATPTGSTAYSTAAGGSMVHPNVPCMLFTPICPHSLSFRPVILPDSAKLELKIPDDARSNAWVSFDGKRRQQLSRGDSVRIYMSQHPLPTVNKSDQTGDWFRSLIRCLNWNERLDQKAL, encoded by the exons ATGTTCCTATGCTTTTGCCCTTGCCACGTACCTATCATGAGTCGCCTTTCTCCGGCCACCGGAATCTCTTCCCGCCTCCGCTTCTCCATTGGTTTGAGTTCCGATGGACGATTAATTCCCTTCGGATTCCGGTTTCGGAGAAACGATGTCCCGTTTAAACGCCGCTTGAGATTTGTGATCAGAGCGCAGCTCTCTGAAGCTTTTTCTCCCGATTTAGGTTTGGATTCTCAG GCTGTGAAATCCCGCGATACATCAAACTTGCCTTGGATTGGTCCAGTTCCAGGGGACATTGCTGAGGTTGAGGCGTATTGTAGAATTTTTAGATCAGCTGAGCGACTACATGGAGCGTTGATGGAGACACTATGCAACCCTGTGACTGGTGAATGTCGAGTACCGTATGATTTCTCACCGGAGGAAAAACCATTGTTGGAGGACAAAATAGTATCAGTGCTTGGTTGTATATTATCTCTTTTAAACAAAGGAAGGAAAGAAATTCTCTCTGGGAGGTCATCTTCTATGAATTCATTTAATTTGGATGATGTTGGGGTTGCAGAGGAGTCGCTTCCACCACTTGCTGTTTTCAGGGGTGAAATGAAACGGTGTTGTGAAAGCTTACACATTGCTCTTGAGAATTATCTGACGCCGGATGATGAGAGAAGTGGAATTGTTTGGAGGAAATTACAGAAGCTTAAAAATGTCTGCTACGACGCTGGTTTTCCACGCAGTGATAACTATCCTTGTCAAACACTTTTTGCGAATTGGGACCCTATTTACTCGTCAAATACGAAAGAGGATATTGATTCCTACGAGTCTGAGATTGCATTTTGGAGGGGAGGACAGGTAACCCAAGAAGGATTGAAGTGGTTGATAGAAAACGGATTTAAAACAATTGTTGACCTGAGAGCTGAAATCGTTAAGGATACATTCTACCAGACGGCACTTGATGATGCAATTTCCCTTGGGAAAATTACAGTGGTGCAAATTCCAATTGATGTCAGGATGGCTCCTAAAGCTGAGCAGGTCGAGCTGTTTGCTTCTATTGTATCAGATAGCAGCAAAAGACCGATATATGTTCACAGTAAAGAAGGTGTTTGGAGAACTTCTGCGATGGTTTCTAGGTGGAAGCAGTACATGACACGACCGATCACGAAAGAAATTCCAGTTTCAGAAGAGTCAAAGCGTCGGGAGGTTTCTGAAACTAAGCTTGGATCAAATGCTGTAGTATCTGGTAAGGGTGTACCTGATGAGCAGACTGATAAAGTCTCTGAAATCAATGAGGTTGATAGTAGATCTGCTTCAAGCCAGAGCAAGGAATCTGGAAGGTTTGAGGGAGATACATCTGCATCAGAATTTAATATGGTGAGCGATCCTCTTAAATCTCAAGTTCCACCAGGcaatattttttcaagaaaagaaatgtcTAAATTCCTGAAGAGCAAAAGTATTGCTCCTGCTGGTTATCTTACTAATCCGTCCAAAATATTGGGAACAGTGCCAACTCCACAATTTTCATATACTGGTGTGACAAACGGAAATCAGATTGTTGATAAAGATTCGATAAGAAGACTTGCGGAGACAGGAAACTCCAATGGGACCCTTCTACCTACAAGTTCTcaaagtttagattttggCAACGGGAAGTTTTCAAATGGAAATGTGCATGCGTCTGATAACACCAACAAAAGTATATCGGACAACAGGGGAAATGGCTTCTCTGCAGCCCCTATTGCTGTGCCTCCTAGTGATAACTTAAGTCGCGCTGTAGGATCCCATTCGGTTCGAGAGTCTCAGACTCAGAGAAATAATAGTGGTTCCTCCTCGGATTCCAGTGATGATGAAGCTGGAGCTATTGAGGGAAATATGTGTGCTTCTGCCACTGGTGTAGTAAGGGTGCAGTCGAGAAAGAAAGCAGAGATGTTCTTAGTCCGAACTGATGGAGTGTCTTGTACAAGGGAAAAGGTGACAGAATCCTCTCTGGCCTTCACACATCCAAGTACTCAACAGCAGATGCTTCTTTGGAAAACTACCCCAAAAACTGTCTTACTGCTGAAGAAGCTCGGGCAAGAACTGATGGAGGAAGCTAAAGAG GCTGCCTCTTTCTTGTATCACCAAGAGAATATGAATGTTCTGGTTGAACCTGAGGTGCATGATGTATTTGCCAGGATTCCAGGGTTTGGCTTTGTCCAGACCTTCTACATTCAGGACACGAG CGATCTCCATGAAAGGGTTGATTTTGTGGCATGCTTAGGGGGGGATGGGGTGATATTACATGCATCAAACTTGTTCAAAGGAGCCGTCCCTCCCGTTGTTTCATTTAATCTGGGGTCTCTTGGATTTCTCACTTCACATCCA TTTGAGGACTTCAGGCAAGACCTCAAACGAGTCATCCATGGGAATAACACGCTAGATGGGGTTTATATAACTCTTCGAATGCGTCTTCGTTGCGAAATCTATCGTAAAGGCAAAGCAATGCCTGGTAAAGTGTTTGATGTTCTGAACGAGATTGTTGTTGATCGAGGATCCAACCCATACCTTTCTAAGATCGAATGTTATGAGCACGACCGTCTTATCACGAAG GTACAAGGCGATGGAGTTATAGTAGCCACTCCTACAGGAAGTACTGCTTATTCTACAGCAGCAGGAGGTTCCATG GTGCATCCAAACGTTCCTTGCATGCTGTTCACTCCAATCTGCCCACATTCCCTGTCGTTCAGACCAGTTATACTTCCAGATTCTGCAAAACTCGAGTTAAAG attcCAGATGATGCTCGAAGCAATGCATGGGTTTCGTTTGATGGAAAGAGAAGACAACAACTTTCAAGGGGAGATTCGGTGAGAATATACATGAGCCAACATCCACTCCCAACTGTCAACAAATCTGATCAAACCGGTGATTGGTTTAGAAGCTTAATCCGTTGCTTAAACTGGAACGAGCGTCTTGATCAAAAGGCTCTCTGA
- the NADK2 gene encoding NAD kinase 2 (NAD kinase 2 (NADK2); FUNCTIONS IN: NAD+ kinase activity, calmodulin binding; INVOLVED IN: pyridine nucleotide biosynthetic process, metabolic process; EXPRESSED IN: 24 plant structures; EXPRESSED DURING: 13 growth stages; CONTAINS InterPro DOMAIN/s: ATP-NAD kinase, PpnK-type, alpha/beta (InterPro:IPR017438), ATP-NAD kinase, PpnK-type (InterPro:IPR016064), ATP-NAD/AcoX kinase (InterPro:IPR002504), ATP-NAD kinase, PpnK-type, all-beta (InterPro:IPR017437); BEST Arabidopsis thaliana protein match is: NAD kinase 1 (TAIR:AT3G21070.2).), whose protein sequence is MFLCFCPCHVPIMSRLSPATGISSRLRFSIGLSSDGRLIPFGFRFRRNDVPFKRRLRFVIRAQLSEAFSPDLGLDSQAVKSRDTSNLPWIGPVPGDIAEVEAYCRIFRSAERLHGALMETLCNPVTGECRVPYDFSPEEKPLLEDKIVSVLGCILSLLNKGRKEILSGRSSSMNSFNLDDVGVAEESLPPLAVFRGEMKRCCESLHIALENYLTPDDERSGIVWRKLQKLKNVCYDAGFPRSDNYPCQTLFANWDPIYSSNTKEDIDSYESEIAFWRGGQVTQEGLKWLIENGFKTIVDLRAEIVKDTFYQTALDDAISLGKITVVQIPIDVRMAPKAEQVELFASIVSDSSKRPIYVHSKEGVWRTSAMVSRWKQYMTRPITKEIPVSEESKRREVSETKLGSNAVVSGKGVPDEQTDKVSEINEVDSRSASSQSKESGRFEGDTSASEFNMVSDPLKSQVPPGNIFSRKEMSKFLKSKSIAPAGYLTNPSKILGTVPTPQFSYTGVTNGNQIVDKDSIRRLAETGNSNGTLLPTSSQSLDFGNGKFSNGNVHASDNTNKSISDNRGNGFSAAPIAVPPSDNLSRAVGSHSVRESQTQRNNSGSSSDSSDDEAGAIEGNMCASATGVVRVQSRKKAEMFLVRTDGVSCTREKVTESSLAFTHPSTQQQMLLWKTTPKTVLLLKKLGQELMEEAKEEVHEKLLVFQICFQAASFLYHQENMNVLVEPEVHDVFARIPGFGFVQTFYIQDTSDLHERVDFVACLGGDGVILHASNLFKGAVPPVVSFNLGSLGFLTSHPFEDFRQDLKRVIHGNNTLDGVYITLRMRLRCEIYRKGKAMPGKVFDVLNEIVVDRGSNPYLSKIECYEHDRLITKVQGDGVIVATPTGSTAYSTAAGGSMVHPNVPCMLFTPICPHSLSFRPVILPDSAKLELKIPDDARSNAWVSFDGKRRQQLSRGDSVRIYMSQHPLPTVNKSDQTGDWFRSLIRCLNWNERLDQKAL, encoded by the exons ATGTTCCTATGCTTTTGCCCTTGCCACGTACCTATCATGAGTCGCCTTTCTCCGGCCACCGGAATCTCTTCCCGCCTCCGCTTCTCCATTGGTTTGAGTTCCGATGGACGATTAATTCCCTTCGGATTCCGGTTTCGGAGAAACGATGTCCCGTTTAAACGCCGCTTGAGATTTGTGATCAGAGCGCAGCTCTCTGAAGCTTTTTCTCCCGATTTAGGTTTGGATTCTCAG GCTGTGAAATCCCGCGATACATCAAACTTGCCTTGGATTGGTCCAGTTCCAGGGGACATTGCTGAGGTTGAGGCGTATTGTAGAATTTTTAGATCAGCTGAGCGACTACATGGAGCGTTGATGGAGACACTATGCAACCCTGTGACTGGTGAATGTCGAGTACCGTATGATTTCTCACCGGAGGAAAAACCATTGTTGGAGGACAAAATAGTATCAGTGCTTGGTTGTATATTATCTCTTTTAAACAAAGGAAGGAAAGAAATTCTCTCTGGGAGGTCATCTTCTATGAATTCATTTAATTTGGATGATGTTGGGGTTGCAGAGGAGTCGCTTCCACCACTTGCTGTTTTCAGGGGTGAAATGAAACGGTGTTGTGAAAGCTTACACATTGCTCTTGAGAATTATCTGACGCCGGATGATGAGAGAAGTGGAATTGTTTGGAGGAAATTACAGAAGCTTAAAAATGTCTGCTACGACGCTGGTTTTCCACGCAGTGATAACTATCCTTGTCAAACACTTTTTGCGAATTGGGACCCTATTTACTCGTCAAATACGAAAGAGGATATTGATTCCTACGAGTCTGAGATTGCATTTTGGAGGGGAGGACAGGTAACCCAAGAAGGATTGAAGTGGTTGATAGAAAACGGATTTAAAACAATTGTTGACCTGAGAGCTGAAATCGTTAAGGATACATTCTACCAGACGGCACTTGATGATGCAATTTCCCTTGGGAAAATTACAGTGGTGCAAATTCCAATTGATGTCAGGATGGCTCCTAAAGCTGAGCAGGTCGAGCTGTTTGCTTCTATTGTATCAGATAGCAGCAAAAGACCGATATATGTTCACAGTAAAGAAGGTGTTTGGAGAACTTCTGCGATGGTTTCTAGGTGGAAGCAGTACATGACACGACCGATCACGAAAGAAATTCCAGTTTCAGAAGAGTCAAAGCGTCGGGAGGTTTCTGAAACTAAGCTTGGATCAAATGCTGTAGTATCTGGTAAGGGTGTACCTGATGAGCAGACTGATAAAGTCTCTGAAATCAATGAGGTTGATAGTAGATCTGCTTCAAGCCAGAGCAAGGAATCTGGAAGGTTTGAGGGAGATACATCTGCATCAGAATTTAATATGGTGAGCGATCCTCTTAAATCTCAAGTTCCACCAGGcaatattttttcaagaaaagaaatgtcTAAATTCCTGAAGAGCAAAAGTATTGCTCCTGCTGGTTATCTTACTAATCCGTCCAAAATATTGGGAACAGTGCCAACTCCACAATTTTCATATACTGGTGTGACAAACGGAAATCAGATTGTTGATAAAGATTCGATAAGAAGACTTGCGGAGACAGGAAACTCCAATGGGACCCTTCTACCTACAAGTTCTcaaagtttagattttggCAACGGGAAGTTTTCAAATGGAAATGTGCATGCGTCTGATAACACCAACAAAAGTATATCGGACAACAGGGGAAATGGCTTCTCTGCAGCCCCTATTGCTGTGCCTCCTAGTGATAACTTAAGTCGCGCTGTAGGATCCCATTCGGTTCGAGAGTCTCAGACTCAGAGAAATAATAGTGGTTCCTCCTCGGATTCCAGTGATGATGAAGCTGGAGCTATTGAGGGAAATATGTGTGCTTCTGCCACTGGTGTAGTAAGGGTGCAGTCGAGAAAGAAAGCAGAGATGTTCTTAGTCCGAACTGATGGAGTGTCTTGTACAAGGGAAAAGGTGACAGAATCCTCTCTGGCCTTCACACATCCAAGTACTCAACAGCAGATGCTTCTTTGGAAAACTACCCCAAAAACTGTCTTACTGCTGAAGAAGCTCGGGCAAGAACTGATGGAGGAAGCTAAAGAG GAAGTCCATGAAAAGTTGTTGgtctttcaaatttgtttccaGGCTGCCTCTTTCTTGTATCACCAAGAGAATATGAATGTTCTGGTTGAACCTGAGGTGCATGATGTATTTGCCAGGATTCCAGGGTTTGGCTTTGTCCAGACCTTCTACATTCAGGACACGAG CGATCTCCATGAAAGGGTTGATTTTGTGGCATGCTTAGGGGGGGATGGGGTGATATTACATGCATCAAACTTGTTCAAAGGAGCCGTCCCTCCCGTTGTTTCATTTAATCTGGGGTCTCTTGGATTTCTCACTTCACATCCA TTTGAGGACTTCAGGCAAGACCTCAAACGAGTCATCCATGGGAATAACACGCTAGATGGGGTTTATATAACTCTTCGAATGCGTCTTCGTTGCGAAATCTATCGTAAAGGCAAAGCAATGCCTGGTAAAGTGTTTGATGTTCTGAACGAGATTGTTGTTGATCGAGGATCCAACCCATACCTTTCTAAGATCGAATGTTATGAGCACGACCGTCTTATCACGAAG GTACAAGGCGATGGAGTTATAGTAGCCACTCCTACAGGAAGTACTGCTTATTCTACAGCAGCAGGAGGTTCCATG GTGCATCCAAACGTTCCTTGCATGCTGTTCACTCCAATCTGCCCACATTCCCTGTCGTTCAGACCAGTTATACTTCCAGATTCTGCAAAACTCGAGTTAAAG attcCAGATGATGCTCGAAGCAATGCATGGGTTTCGTTTGATGGAAAGAGAAGACAACAACTTTCAAGGGGAGATTCGGTGAGAATATACATGAGCCAACATCCACTCCCAACTGTCAACAAATCTGATCAAACCGGTGATTGGTTTAGAAGCTTAATCCGTTGCTTAAACTGGAACGAGCGTCTTGATCAAAAGGCTCTCTGA